One region of Streptomyces sp. CG4 genomic DNA includes:
- the betA gene encoding choline dehydrogenase, which produces MAPLHYDFVIVGGGSAGSALANRLSADPGNRVLVLEAGRSDYPWDVFIHMPAALTYPIGSRFYDWKYESEPEPHMGGRRIYHARGKVLGGSSSINGMIFQRGNPLDYERWAADPGMETWDYAHCLPYFCRMENCLAADPDDEFRGHDGPLVLERGPATNPLFTAFLAATQEAGYAPTDDVNGYRQEGFAKFDRNVHRGRRLSASKAYLKPVMKRPNLTVTTRALVTRVLFEGKRAVGVEYRRGRGAPQQVRAGEIILCGGAINSPQLLQLSGVGNATELSALGIDVVHDLPGVGENMQDHLEVYVQYACKQPVSVQPYMAKWRAPFIGLQWLFRKGPAATNHFEAGGFARSNEDVEYPNLMFHFLPVAVRYDGSSPAGGHGYQVHIGPMYSDAIGSVKIKSTDPREKPALRFNYLSTEQDRREWVEAIRIARGILGQPALAPYNGGEISPGPSVETDEEILAWVAKEGETALHPSCTCKMGTDEMAVVDPLSMRVHGLDGLRVVDASVMPYVTNGNIYAPTMMIAEKAADLILGKEPPAPSKAAYYRHRDAQKQAG; this is translated from the coding sequence ATGGCTCCTCTGCACTACGACTTCGTCATCGTCGGCGGTGGATCGGCCGGCAGCGCACTGGCGAACCGGCTCTCGGCCGACCCCGGAAACCGGGTGCTCGTCCTGGAGGCGGGCCGCTCCGACTACCCCTGGGACGTCTTCATCCACATGCCCGCGGCGCTCACCTACCCCATAGGCAGTCGCTTCTACGACTGGAAGTACGAGTCCGAGCCCGAGCCGCACATGGGCGGCCGACGCATCTACCACGCCCGCGGCAAGGTACTCGGCGGATCCAGCAGCATCAATGGCATGATCTTCCAGCGCGGCAACCCCCTGGACTACGAGCGCTGGGCGGCCGACCCTGGGATGGAGACCTGGGACTACGCCCACTGTCTGCCGTACTTCTGCCGGATGGAGAACTGCCTCGCGGCCGACCCGGACGACGAATTCCGCGGCCACGACGGCCCCCTCGTCCTGGAACGGGGTCCGGCGACGAATCCGCTCTTCACCGCCTTCCTCGCGGCCACCCAGGAAGCGGGCTACGCACCCACGGACGACGTCAACGGCTACCGGCAGGAAGGCTTCGCCAAGTTCGACCGCAACGTCCACCGAGGGCGCCGGCTGTCCGCCTCGAAGGCATACCTCAAGCCCGTGATGAAGCGGCCGAACCTCACGGTCACGACCCGGGCCCTCGTCACCCGGGTGCTCTTCGAGGGCAAGCGGGCGGTCGGTGTCGAGTACCGGCGCGGCAGGGGCGCGCCCCAGCAGGTCCGGGCCGGCGAGATCATCCTGTGCGGCGGCGCGATCAACTCGCCGCAGCTGCTCCAGCTCTCCGGCGTCGGCAACGCCACCGAGCTGTCCGCCCTCGGCATCGACGTCGTCCACGACCTGCCGGGCGTCGGCGAGAACATGCAGGACCACCTGGAGGTGTACGTCCAGTACGCCTGCAAGCAGCCCGTCTCCGTGCAGCCGTACATGGCGAAGTGGCGCGCCCCTTTCATCGGCCTGCAGTGGCTGTTCAGAAAGGGACCCGCGGCCACCAACCACTTCGAGGCCGGCGGCTTCGCCCGCAGCAACGAGGACGTGGAGTATCCCAACCTGATGTTCCACTTCCTGCCCGTCGCCGTGCGCTACGACGGCTCCTCACCGGCCGGCGGCCACGGCTACCAGGTGCACATCGGGCCCATGTACTCCGACGCCATCGGCTCGGTGAAGATCAAGAGCACGGACCCGCGGGAGAAGCCCGCGCTGCGCTTCAACTACCTCTCCACCGAGCAGGACCGCCGCGAGTGGGTTGAGGCGATCCGCATCGCCCGCGGGATCCTGGGCCAGCCCGCTCTCGCCCCCTACAACGGCGGCGAGATCTCGCCCGGGCCCTCCGTCGAGACCGACGAGGAGATCCTCGCCTGGGTCGCCAAGGAGGGCGAGACGGCCCTGCACCCGTCCTGCACCTGCAAGATGGGCACCGACGAGATGGCCGTCGTCGACCCGCTGAGCATGCGGGTGCACGGACTGGACGGGCTGCGTGTGGTGGACGCGTCGGTGATGCCGTACGTCACGAACGGCAACATCTACGCGCCGACGATGATGATCGCCGAGAAGGCGGCCGACCTCATCCTCGGCAAGGAGCCGCCGGCGCCGTCCAAGGCCGCGTACTACCGGCACCGCGACGCCCAGAAACAGGCCGGGTAG
- a CDS encoding bifunctional 3-phenylpropionate/cinnamic acid dioxygenase ferredoxin subunit, with amino-acid sequence MMIPACRLVDLPRGEAHRLDIDPPVSVFHTDDGELFAIDDTCTHQDASLADGWLEGCEVECPLHASKFDLRTGAVDAPPAKLPVRTHEVVVEDGMVYVRLSTQAPNLPPCITARLAGGPA; translated from the coding sequence ATGATGATTCCCGCGTGCCGACTCGTGGATCTTCCGCGAGGCGAGGCCCACCGGCTCGACATCGACCCGCCGGTGTCGGTGTTCCACACCGACGACGGCGAGCTTTTCGCCATCGACGACACCTGCACCCACCAGGACGCGTCGCTCGCCGACGGCTGGCTGGAGGGCTGCGAGGTGGAGTGTCCCCTGCACGCCTCGAAGTTCGACCTGAGGACCGGAGCTGTGGACGCACCCCCGGCCAAACTCCCGGTCCGCACCCACGAGGTCGTCGTCGAGGACGGCATGGTCTATGTGCGGCTGTCCACGCAGGCGCCCAACCTGCCGCCGTGCATCACGGCCCGCCTGGCCGGAGGCCCCGCGTGA
- a CDS encoding IclR family transcriptional regulator, which produces MSNYSPDTGTNGPQSGGVQSVDRAISVLEILAQRGEAGVSEVAAEIDVHKSTAFRLLGALEARGLVEQSGERGKYALGFGIVRLAGAVTGRIDITQQSRPVCERLAEEIGETVNIAVMQEHYAINLYQVRGQAAVTAHNWVGQLTPLHATSSGKIMLAHLPTKERAALLTEAGLKKMTPRTISSKAKLEKNLAEARERGYAWTLEELEIGLHAMAAPIRDREGQVIASISASGPAYRFTEERMHELAPVLVKGAEDISHRMGYLG; this is translated from the coding sequence ATGAGCAACTACAGTCCGGATACCGGAACGAACGGGCCGCAGTCCGGCGGAGTGCAGTCCGTCGACCGGGCCATCAGCGTCCTCGAGATCCTGGCCCAGCGCGGCGAGGCGGGCGTGAGCGAGGTGGCCGCCGAAATCGATGTGCACAAGTCGACCGCGTTCCGTCTGCTGGGTGCCCTCGAGGCGCGCGGCCTCGTGGAGCAGTCGGGCGAGCGGGGCAAATACGCACTCGGCTTCGGCATCGTACGCCTGGCGGGCGCGGTCACGGGGCGCATCGACATCACCCAGCAGAGCCGGCCCGTGTGCGAGCGGCTGGCCGAGGAGATCGGCGAGACGGTCAACATCGCCGTGATGCAGGAGCACTACGCGATCAACCTCTACCAGGTGCGCGGCCAGGCCGCCGTCACCGCGCACAACTGGGTCGGCCAGCTGACCCCGCTGCACGCCACCTCCAGCGGCAAGATCATGCTGGCCCATCTGCCGACCAAGGAGCGCGCCGCGCTGCTGACGGAGGCGGGCCTGAAGAAGATGACCCCCCGCACGATCTCCTCGAAGGCGAAGCTGGAGAAGAACCTCGCCGAGGCCCGGGAGCGCGGTTACGCCTGGACGCTGGAGGAGCTGGAGATCGGGCTGCATGCCATGGCCGCGCCGATCCGTGACCGGGAGGGCCAGGTCATCGCGTCCATCAGCGCCTCCGGGCCGGCGTACCGGTTCACCGAGGAGCGCATGCACGAGCTGGCCCCGGTCCTCGTCAAGGGCGCGGAGGACATCAGCCACCGGATGGGATACCTGGGCTGA
- a CDS encoding MBL fold metallo-hydrolase, producing MPGARIERLVTSGTFSLDGGTWDVDNNIWIVGDDTEALVIDAAHDADEIVRALGGRTLRAIVCTHAHNDHINAAPQLAARTGAPILLHAGDLELWKQTNPDRAPDGELTDGLRLSVAGAELTVLHTPGHAPGAVCLYAPRLSALFSGDTLFAGGPGATGRSYSDFPTIIRSISERILTLPQSTVVHTGHGDTTTVGAEAPHRQEWIDRGF from the coding sequence ATGCCGGGCGCCCGCATCGAACGTCTCGTCACGTCGGGCACGTTCTCGCTGGACGGCGGTACCTGGGACGTGGACAACAACATCTGGATCGTGGGCGACGACACCGAGGCACTCGTCATCGACGCCGCTCACGACGCCGACGAGATCGTCCGGGCCCTCGGCGGACGCACCCTGCGGGCGATCGTGTGCACCCACGCGCACAACGACCACATCAACGCCGCGCCCCAACTCGCCGCCCGGACCGGCGCGCCGATCCTGCTGCACGCCGGCGATCTGGAGCTGTGGAAACAGACCAATCCCGATCGCGCGCCGGACGGTGAGCTGACCGACGGGCTGCGCCTCTCGGTCGCGGGAGCCGAGCTGACCGTGCTGCACACCCCGGGCCACGCCCCCGGAGCCGTGTGTCTGTACGCCCCGCGGCTGTCCGCGCTCTTCAGCGGCGACACGCTGTTCGCCGGCGGGCCCGGCGCGACGGGACGGTCGTACAGCGACTTCCCGACCATCATCCGTTCGATCAGTGAACGCATCCTCACCCTGCCGCAGAGCACCGTGGTGCACACCGGTCACGGTGACACCACCACCGTCGGCGCCGAGGCGCCGCATCGTCAGGAGTGGATCGACCGCGGCTTCTGA
- a CDS encoding aldehyde dehydrogenase family protein, translating to MADLYVAGEWRDPVAGGHREIRCPADGTLVATVSEATRPDTEAAIAAARRAFDDGPWPHTPERERGALLLRTADILERDAKEIARAESLDTGKRLVESEYDIADVASCFRYYGGIAGTSAGRVIDTGRDDALSRVTYEPVGVCGLITPWNYPLLQASWKVAPALLAGNTVVLKPSELTPSTSILLMKALEEAGLPAGTANLVLGAGAEAGAPLSEDPAVDMVSFTGGLQTGQRIMATAAATVKKVALELGGKNPNVVFADADFETAVDFALTAVFLHSGQVCSAGARLIVEDALHDAFVDEVVRRARLIRLGGPFDAEAETGALISAQHREKVEAYVAAGLAEGAVLRCGGARPDDPALANGFYYPPTVLDECRQDMRVVHEESFGPVLTVERFHDEDDAVRIANDTEYGLAGAVWTQDAGKAQRVARRLRHGTVWINDYHPYVPQAEWGGFGRSGVGRELGPTGLDEYREPKHVWQNIQPRPQHWFRG from the coding sequence ATGGCAGATCTGTATGTGGCCGGAGAATGGCGGGATCCGGTGGCCGGCGGCCACCGGGAGATCCGCTGTCCGGCGGACGGCACACTCGTCGCGACGGTCTCGGAGGCGACCCGCCCCGACACCGAGGCGGCGATCGCCGCGGCCCGCCGCGCCTTCGACGACGGCCCCTGGCCGCACACCCCCGAGCGGGAGCGCGGCGCACTGCTGCTGCGCACCGCCGACATCCTCGAACGCGACGCCAAGGAAATCGCCCGCGCCGAGTCGCTCGACACCGGCAAACGGCTGGTCGAGAGCGAGTACGACATCGCCGACGTCGCCTCCTGCTTCCGCTACTACGGCGGTATCGCCGGCACCAGCGCGGGGCGGGTGATCGACACCGGCCGCGACGACGCCCTCAGCCGGGTCACATACGAGCCCGTCGGCGTCTGCGGACTGATCACCCCCTGGAACTACCCGCTGCTCCAGGCCTCCTGGAAGGTCGCCCCGGCGCTGCTCGCGGGCAACACGGTCGTCCTCAAGCCCAGCGAACTCACGCCCTCCACCTCGATCCTGCTGATGAAGGCGCTCGAAGAGGCGGGCCTCCCGGCCGGGACCGCCAACCTGGTCCTGGGCGCCGGGGCCGAGGCGGGCGCTCCGCTGTCCGAGGATCCGGCCGTGGACATGGTGTCGTTCACCGGCGGCCTGCAGACCGGGCAGCGCATCATGGCCACCGCCGCGGCGACGGTGAAGAAGGTCGCGCTGGAACTCGGCGGCAAGAACCCGAACGTCGTCTTCGCCGACGCGGACTTCGAGACCGCCGTCGACTTCGCGCTCACCGCCGTCTTCCTGCACTCCGGGCAGGTCTGCTCGGCCGGCGCCCGGCTGATCGTCGAGGACGCGCTGCACGACGCCTTCGTGGACGAGGTCGTACGCCGTGCCCGGCTGATCCGCCTGGGCGGGCCCTTCGACGCCGAGGCCGAGACCGGCGCGCTGATCTCCGCGCAGCACCGGGAGAAGGTCGAGGCGTACGTCGCGGCGGGCCTCGCGGAGGGCGCCGTACTGCGCTGCGGCGGCGCACGCCCCGACGACCCCGCACTCGCGAACGGCTTCTACTACCCGCCCACCGTCCTCGACGAGTGCCGCCAGGACATGCGCGTGGTACACGAGGAGTCCTTCGGCCCCGTGCTCACCGTCGAGCGCTTCCACGACGAGGACGACGCCGTGCGGATCGCCAACGACACGGAGTACGGCCTCGCCGGGGCCGTGTGGACGCAGGACGCGGGCAAGGCGCAGCGGGTCGCCCGCAGGCTGCGCCACGGCACCGTGTGGATCAACGACTACCACCCCTATGTGCCGCAGGCGGAGTGGGGTGGTTTCGGGCGCTCCGGCGTGGGCCGTGAGCTGGGGCCGACGGGCCTCGACGAATACCGGGAGCCCAAGCACGTCTGGCAGAACATCCAACCCCGGCCGCAGCACTGGTTCCGCGGCTGA
- a CDS encoding aromatic ring-hydroxylating dioxygenase subunit alpha produces MTSTSLPDSLIATLPGSAYTDPGVFAQEQERIFEAMWFCVARSSDLAKPGAFRTVDVGRESILVTRARDHAIRAYFNVCRHRGAKLCTDGAGEVKRAFQCPYHAWTYDLDGKLVAAPNLTKMPDVGRTEYGLVSVAAREWLGYVWVCLAENPPSFEEDVVGEVITRLGDVESIERYGIASLSVGKRIVYDVRANWKLIVENFMECYHCATIHPELTEVLPEFADGYAAQYYVGHGAEFGEDIQGFTVDGSAGLDRIPGVSEDQDRRYYAITVKPQVFINLVPDHVIFHRMYPVAVDRTVVECDWLYLPEVVADGKDVSRSVELFDRVNRQDFDACERTQPGMSSRLYTKGGVLVPSEHHIGAFHDWVNERLGTPKPE; encoded by the coding sequence GTGACCTCGACCAGCCTGCCGGACAGCCTGATCGCCACCCTCCCCGGCTCCGCCTACACGGACCCCGGCGTCTTCGCCCAAGAACAGGAGCGCATCTTCGAGGCGATGTGGTTCTGCGTCGCGCGCTCGTCCGACCTGGCCAAGCCCGGTGCCTTCCGCACCGTCGACGTGGGCCGCGAGAGCATCCTCGTCACCCGCGCCCGTGATCACGCCATCCGTGCCTACTTCAATGTGTGCCGGCACCGCGGAGCCAAGCTCTGCACCGACGGGGCCGGCGAGGTCAAGCGGGCCTTCCAGTGCCCGTACCACGCCTGGACGTACGACCTGGACGGCAAGCTCGTCGCGGCACCCAACCTCACCAAGATGCCCGACGTCGGCCGCACCGAGTACGGCCTGGTGAGCGTGGCCGCGCGGGAATGGCTCGGCTATGTTTGGGTCTGCCTGGCGGAGAACCCGCCCTCCTTCGAGGAGGACGTCGTGGGCGAGGTGATCACGCGCCTCGGTGACGTGGAGTCGATCGAGCGCTACGGCATCGCGAGCCTCTCGGTGGGCAAGCGGATCGTCTATGACGTCCGGGCGAACTGGAAGCTCATCGTCGAGAACTTCATGGAGTGCTACCACTGCGCCACGATCCACCCCGAACTCACCGAGGTCCTCCCCGAGTTCGCCGACGGCTACGCGGCCCAGTACTACGTCGGCCACGGCGCCGAGTTCGGCGAGGACATCCAGGGCTTCACCGTGGACGGCTCCGCGGGACTGGACCGCATTCCCGGAGTGTCCGAGGACCAGGACCGCCGGTACTACGCGATCACCGTCAAGCCGCAGGTGTTCATCAACCTGGTGCCCGACCACGTGATCTTCCACCGGATGTACCCGGTGGCCGTCGACCGCACGGTGGTCGAGTGCGACTGGCTCTATCTGCCCGAGGTGGTGGCGGACGGCAAGGACGTCAGCCGGTCCGTGGAGCTGTTCGACCGGGTCAACCGCCAGGACTTCGACGCCTGCGAGCGCACCCAGCCGGGGATGAGTTCGCGGCTCTACACCAAGGGCGGGGTGCTCGTGCCCAGTGAGCACCACATCGGTGCCTTCCACGACTGGGTGAATGAGCGTCTCGGCACACCCAAGCCGGAATGA
- a CDS encoding NAD(P)/FAD-dependent oxidoreductase — protein sequence MRTVAIVGASLAGLSAARSLRKRGYDGRLVLVGEESHRPYDRPPLSKEFLAGTIGEADLALELDDEDLQAEWVLGARAVGLDRTERTITLADGREIHTDAVVIATGAAARTLPGTEGLAGVHVLRTLDDARRLRDQLALGGRMVVIGGGFIGAEVAATAYGLGLDVTVVEAAPTPLAGPLGETMGGIVSALHTDHGVRLLCGVGVKGLGGERQVACVLLEDGRTLPADIVVVGVGARPCVDWLAGSGVALDNGVTCGADGRTALAGVVAVGDCANWYDPHTGTHRRVEHWTGALERPDAAVATLLAGGATQPGVPRPPYFWSDQYGVKIQFVGHAAGADEVTVEEGSTGDRSFLAVYRRAGRPVAVLGMNQPRLFTRWRKQLTSTASVS from the coding sequence GTGAGGACGGTGGCCATCGTAGGCGCCTCGCTGGCCGGACTGTCGGCCGCGCGCTCGCTGCGCAAGCGGGGCTACGACGGCCGTCTGGTCCTCGTCGGCGAGGAATCGCACCGCCCGTACGACAGGCCGCCGTTGTCCAAGGAGTTCCTGGCCGGCACCATCGGCGAGGCCGATCTGGCGCTGGAACTCGACGACGAGGACCTCCAGGCGGAATGGGTGCTCGGCGCCCGCGCCGTCGGACTCGACCGCACCGAGCGGACCATCACGCTCGCCGACGGCCGGGAGATCCACACCGACGCCGTGGTCATCGCGACCGGCGCGGCCGCCCGCACCCTGCCCGGCACCGAGGGCCTCGCCGGGGTCCACGTGTTGCGCACGCTGGACGACGCCCGGCGCCTGCGGGACCAACTGGCCCTGGGCGGACGGATGGTGGTGATCGGCGGCGGATTCATCGGCGCCGAGGTCGCCGCCACGGCGTACGGCCTCGGCCTCGACGTCACCGTCGTCGAGGCGGCACCGACCCCGCTGGCCGGACCGCTCGGCGAGACCATGGGCGGGATCGTCTCCGCGCTTCACACGGATCACGGCGTACGGCTGCTGTGCGGCGTGGGAGTCAAGGGACTCGGCGGGGAGCGGCAGGTGGCTTGCGTGCTGTTGGAAGACGGCCGCACCCTTCCCGCCGACATCGTCGTCGTCGGCGTGGGGGCCCGGCCCTGTGTCGACTGGCTCGCGGGCTCCGGTGTCGCCCTCGACAACGGCGTGACGTGCGGGGCCGACGGCCGTACGGCGTTGGCCGGGGTGGTCGCCGTCGGCGACTGCGCCAACTGGTACGACCCGCACACCGGCACCCACCGCAGGGTCGAGCACTGGACCGGCGCGCTGGAACGGCCGGACGCCGCCGTCGCCACGCTGCTCGCGGGCGGTGCCACGCAGCCGGGCGTGCCCCGGCCGCCGTACTTCTGGTCGGACCAGTACGGCGTGAAGATCCAGTTCGTCGGCCACGCCGCCGGGGCCGACGAGGTGACGGTCGAGGAAGGCTCGACCGGTGACCGCAGTTTCCTCGCCGTCTACCGGCGGGCGGGCCGGCCGGTGGCGGTGCTCGGGATGAACCAGCCGAGGTTGTTCACCCGCTGGCGAAAACAGCTCACCTCCACGGCGTCCGTGTCCTGA